Proteins co-encoded in one Paracrocinitomix mangrovi genomic window:
- a CDS encoding PorP/SprF family type IX secretion system membrane protein: protein MKKLLLSLLLLPAVSFAQDIHFTQQQNNPMLMNPSYTGFFQGWERIGVSHKSQWVSAGTKFHTTAIAIDANFFKPKLGNRAHMGAGLVLYNDVGGESKFGTKQMLLNFSAIVPVAEQHTLSAGMQLGMGQRTGNLSALVFGNQWNGSELDPSLPSNENNGLVSFVYPDIGFGVSYRYGNSKVGFARDDATDFRIGFSYFHINKPNITYTFGVKEPLYSKFGINAYFLKEISGSPFGLEATFNQFLQGPHSETMIGAFARYRLTTGGKTTGLTRDAYLTAGLLVRINDAVAPMVGLQWKGFNFGISYDVTLSKLGQVARAGGLEFSLSFTNMDFALFKRRRH, encoded by the coding sequence GTGAAAAAGTTATTGTTATCTCTCTTATTGTTACCTGCTGTTTCTTTTGCACAGGATATTCATTTTACGCAACAGCAAAACAATCCAATGTTGATGAATCCTTCTTATACCGGATTTTTTCAGGGATGGGAAAGGATAGGCGTGTCTCATAAAAGTCAATGGGTGAGTGCGGGAACAAAATTTCATACTACCGCGATAGCTATTGATGCTAATTTTTTCAAACCAAAGTTGGGTAATAGAGCTCATATGGGAGCAGGATTAGTGCTTTACAATGATGTAGGAGGAGAAAGTAAGTTCGGAACCAAGCAAATGTTGCTTAATTTCTCTGCTATTGTTCCTGTGGCTGAACAGCACACATTATCAGCAGGTATGCAATTAGGAATGGGGCAAAGAACTGGTAACTTAAGCGCACTTGTTTTTGGAAATCAATGGAATGGTTCTGAATTAGATCCTTCATTGCCCTCTAATGAAAATAATGGTTTAGTATCTTTTGTTTATCCTGATATTGGTTTTGGTGTAAGCTATAGATATGGAAATTCAAAAGTTGGTTTTGCAAGAGATGATGCTACCGATTTTAGAATTGGATTCTCTTATTTTCATATTAATAAACCTAACATCACTTACACTTTTGGTGTTAAAGAACCTTTGTATTCTAAATTTGGTATTAATGCTTATTTCCTTAAAGAAATTTCTGGATCACCATTTGGATTAGAAGCAACTTTTAACCAGTTTTTGCAGGGCCCTCACAGTGAAACAATGATCGGTGCTTTTGCCAGATATAGATTAACTACTGGAGGTAAAACTACTGGTTTGACAAGGGATGCTTATTTAACTGCCGGTTTGTTGGTAAGGATCAATGATGCAGTTGCACCTATGGTTGGCTTACAATGGAAAGGATTTAATTTTGGTATTTCTTATGACGTAACATTGTCAAAACTGGGCCAGGTTGCCAGAGCAGGTGGTCTTGAATTTTCATTGTCCTTTACCAATATGGATTTTGCCTTATTCAAAAGAAGACGTCATTAA
- a CDS encoding gliding motility-associated C-terminal domain-containing protein translates to MKTLILLTFLASSHAFSQGGGEQNVVEIPNIFTPNGDGINDIFKINAVGFEELTCNIYNRQGELVYRFEGLNGSWDGHTHAGVKVSPGTYFVIVEIRVGEEVRTDQETLQVQY, encoded by the coding sequence GTGAAAACTCTAATACTACTTACATTTTTAGCATCATCTCATGCCTTTTCACAAGGTGGGGGTGAGCAAAATGTCGTTGAAATTCCTAATATTTTCACGCCAAATGGAGATGGTATCAATGATATCTTTAAGATCAACGCTGTGGGTTTCGAAGAATTAACTTGCAATATTTACAATCGTCAAGGTGAATTAGTTTACAGATTTGAAGGATTAAATGGGAGCTGGGATGGACATACACATGCTGGTGTAAAAGTTAGCCCTGGAACGTACTTTGTAATCGTTGAAATCAGAGTAGGTGAAGAAGTAAGAACAGATCAAGAAACACTTCAAGTACAGTATTAA
- a CDS encoding DUF2490 domain-containing protein: MIKKLSFILLFFVSFSAVGQKTDAMFWTGVGLDLGITKDLKVEYETQFRLDQNASRLSQYYSELGVGYDLKYGFDAGFVYRYSRKNEGSYYFNESRLCFDISWKYKTEFGLSARLKTRYQHAFDRFKTVNDVVPNKKNTLRFSLKFDYEHPEFKLIQPFISPELFIALPPNNSNVLDTYRVKGGLTFDLPKRHEITVFYMYEHENRNTDNLNHIYCLQYNYSFKSLHKKKK; this comes from the coding sequence ATGATAAAAAAACTCTCATTTATATTGCTCTTCTTTGTTTCGTTTTCTGCTGTGGGACAAAAAACTGACGCTATGTTTTGGACAGGTGTTGGATTAGATTTGGGTATTACAAAAGATCTAAAAGTTGAATATGAAACTCAATTTAGATTAGATCAAAATGCTAGTAGATTATCTCAATACTATTCAGAACTTGGTGTAGGATACGACCTTAAATATGGTTTTGACGCAGGATTCGTATATAGATACTCTAGAAAAAATGAAGGAAGCTATTACTTCAATGAAAGTCGTTTATGCTTTGATATCTCATGGAAATACAAAACTGAATTTGGTTTATCTGCTAGATTAAAAACCAGGTATCAACATGCTTTTGATCGATTCAAAACAGTAAATGACGTAGTTCCAAACAAAAAGAACACCTTGCGTTTTAGCTTGAAATTTGATTATGAGCACCCCGAATTTAAATTGATACAGCCATTCATCTCACCAGAACTATTTATAGCATTACCACCAAATAATAGTAATGTTTTAGACACCTACAGAGTTAAAGGAGGTTTGACTTTTGATCTTCCTAAAAGACATGAAATTACTGTGTTTTATATGTATGAACATGAAAACAGAAATACAGACAACTTGAATCACATTTATTGTCTTCAGTATAACTACTCTTTCAAATCTTTACACAAAAAGAAAAAGTAA
- a CDS encoding type IX secretion system membrane protein PorP/SprF, translated as MKKLIIIPIILFACAVYGQQLPQFTQYMFNNYAFNPAYAAVNKYWEGTSMNRYQWIGITDAPRTFTLSAHGPLKDEKIGLGGYVYTDIVGPTRRIGFQTSFTYHVQFSETIFMSFGLSAGFNQWILDADKVTTYHPNDFYFSNGLLKSFDPDAKFGFWLYHEDWYFGASLGQMFHNKLSFLETQTNSESYMEDHFYFTGGYKFRIGEDWAIEPTMLFKLGLPAPVKFDLNIRGIWKDMLWLGVGMRTQDAMTTMLGYKYKDMLTIGYAYDITLTKLKNFSTGTHEIMLGVKFGKSNSKMETDPSLE; from the coding sequence TCACTCAATATATGTTCAACAATTATGCTTTTAATCCGGCGTATGCAGCTGTTAACAAATATTGGGAAGGAACCTCTATGAACAGATACCAATGGATAGGAATTACAGATGCGCCTAGAACGTTTACCTTATCTGCACACGGCCCTTTAAAAGATGAAAAAATAGGTTTAGGTGGATATGTATACACTGACATAGTTGGACCAACTCGTAGAATTGGTTTTCAAACCTCTTTTACTTATCACGTTCAATTTTCAGAAACTATTTTTATGTCCTTCGGATTATCCGCAGGATTCAATCAATGGATACTAGATGCGGATAAAGTAACTACCTATCATCCGAATGATTTTTACTTTTCAAATGGATTGCTAAAGTCTTTTGATCCGGATGCTAAGTTTGGATTTTGGTTATATCATGAAGACTGGTATTTCGGAGCTTCATTAGGACAAATGTTCCATAATAAACTATCTTTCTTAGAGACTCAAACAAACTCTGAAAGCTATATGGAAGATCATTTTTACTTCACTGGTGGCTACAAATTCAGAATAGGGGAAGATTGGGCTATTGAACCAACTATGTTATTTAAATTGGGATTACCTGCACCGGTTAAATTTGATCTTAACATAAGAGGAATTTGGAAAGATATGCTTTGGTTAGGAGTTGGAATGAGAACACAAGATGCCATGACAACAATGCTTGGTTATAAGTACAAAGATATGCTTACAATTGGTTATGCATATGACATTACGCTTACCAAACTTAAGAATTTTAGTACCGGCACCCATGAGATTATGTTAGGTGTTAAATTCGGTAAATCAAATTCTAAAATGGAAACCGATCCATCATTAGAATAA
- a CDS encoding alpha/beta hydrolase family protein → MSRFNLNPGFFSLLCGLFIGFNAISQKKTISPEMYDEWQSISTFKQTPSGKWITYEVKPLDGDQTTYILSAGGDVAKEWQRATNTHLHYKDQFACFIIQPAHDSVRKLKLEKAKKSQFPDDSLGIYMMANDSLIKLANIKSYKAAKEGDWIAYLSTKDNRPVPASKKKKKKKKKKGNEPPKTSGTTLTVYNPTNGTTSVIHRVTDYSFSENGNKLAYVSSIKGEKDSLTVHVIDLVKDETTTLIENSLGIEKLTFDEDGKQLVFLSSLDTGKVKNYALAYWQEGQHNAHIIVDSLSKDMPEEYTVSQNGQIYFSENGEKIFFGISEIQREEPKDTLLETEKAHVDIWAGDDSRIQPEQLKRLKRDQNSSFLSVYHIKRKKFVQLESESLEHVSPLEKGNSEFALASDDQVYQRERTWEYPWRRDYYIVYTSSGRKEILKEGLYFGGSISPGGHYFVYYNHSDSSWYSKDILAKKEKKISANGLKFADDLNGQPAVADPFRTYGWTKFNDDYYYAVSDGFDIWYLHPNKAEQSFCMTNKIGSEQQIKFSIWRTENDSLYFAPDRVIIHGFDENNKDELFYSLNRTENGFGLKELLRTNHKIIGFNKAKESEQVLIRRMNFYTYPDLEITNTDFDNFAKISEVNPQQKEYNWGTVEFVEWYAYDSTKLRGLLYKPEDFDSTKSYPMITYYYETYTDNINNYYAPKPTASIVYPTEYVSNGYIFFVPDIKYTPGYPAKSAYNCIVSGTDYLTRKYNWIDSTRMGIQGQSWGGYQTAQLITMTGKYKAAMAGAPVSNMFSAYGGVRWGSGLSRMFQYEHSQSRIGATIWEKPELYIENSPIFHLPNVTTPLLIMHNDGDGAVPWYQGIELYMGLRRLDKDVWLLNYNNDEHNLMKQPNRRDLSVRMRQFFDYYLQDAPMPNWMKYGLPALDKGERNGYELEK, encoded by the coding sequence ATGTCTAGATTCAATTTAAACCCTGGTTTTTTCAGCTTGCTATGCGGACTATTTATTGGCTTCAATGCCATTTCGCAAAAAAAGACCATTTCGCCTGAAATGTATGATGAATGGCAATCAATATCAACATTCAAACAAACTCCCTCTGGAAAATGGATTACTTATGAAGTAAAGCCACTTGATGGAGATCAAACCACTTATATACTTTCTGCTGGTGGTGATGTAGCCAAAGAATGGCAAAGAGCAACCAACACTCATTTACATTATAAGGATCAATTTGCATGTTTTATAATTCAACCTGCTCATGATTCGGTAAGAAAATTGAAATTAGAAAAAGCCAAAAAATCACAGTTTCCGGATGACAGTTTAGGAATTTATATGATGGCCAATGATAGCCTTATTAAGTTGGCGAATATTAAATCATACAAAGCAGCAAAAGAAGGAGATTGGATTGCATATCTATCTACTAAAGATAACAGGCCCGTTCCTGCAAGCAAAAAGAAAAAAAAGAAGAAAAAGAAAAAGGGCAACGAACCACCTAAAACATCAGGAACTACATTAACTGTGTACAACCCTACAAATGGAACTACTTCAGTTATTCACAGAGTAACAGACTATTCTTTTTCTGAAAATGGAAATAAACTAGCTTATGTATCAAGTATTAAAGGTGAAAAAGATTCATTAACTGTTCATGTTATTGATTTGGTAAAAGATGAAACAACAACACTTATTGAAAATAGCCTTGGTATTGAGAAATTAACCTTTGACGAAGACGGAAAACAGCTAGTTTTTCTAAGTTCTTTAGACACTGGAAAAGTTAAAAATTATGCGTTGGCATATTGGCAAGAAGGTCAACACAACGCTCACATCATTGTAGACTCATTGTCTAAAGACATGCCGGAAGAATATACGGTAAGTCAAAATGGACAAATCTATTTCTCTGAGAACGGAGAAAAGATCTTTTTTGGAATTAGCGAAATTCAAAGAGAGGAACCAAAAGACACTTTATTAGAGACAGAAAAAGCTCATGTGGACATTTGGGCAGGAGATGACTCCAGAATTCAACCTGAGCAATTAAAACGTCTTAAAAGAGATCAAAACAGCTCCTTCTTATCAGTGTATCACATTAAAAGAAAAAAATTCGTTCAACTTGAAAGTGAATCATTAGAACATGTAAGTCCATTAGAAAAAGGAAACTCAGAATTTGCATTGGCTTCAGATGACCAGGTATATCAAAGAGAGCGCACATGGGAATATCCTTGGAGACGTGATTATTATATTGTTTATACGTCAAGCGGCAGAAAAGAGATTTTAAAGGAAGGCTTGTATTTTGGCGGTTCTATATCTCCCGGCGGACATTATTTTGTTTATTATAACCACAGTGATTCTAGCTGGTACAGTAAAGACATTTTAGCCAAAAAAGAGAAAAAAATAAGCGCCAACGGATTAAAATTCGCAGATGACCTTAATGGACAGCCTGCTGTTGCAGATCCTTTTAGAACTTATGGCTGGACTAAATTTAATGATGACTATTACTATGCAGTAAGTGATGGGTTTGACATTTGGTATTTACATCCAAACAAAGCTGAGCAATCATTTTGCATGACTAATAAAATTGGAAGCGAACAACAGATCAAATTCTCTATTTGGCGTACAGAAAATGACAGCCTTTATTTTGCACCTGATAGAGTAATAATTCATGGGTTTGATGAAAATAACAAAGACGAATTGTTTTATAGTTTAAATAGAACTGAAAATGGGTTTGGGTTGAAAGAGTTGCTTAGAACAAATCACAAAATTATTGGATTTAATAAAGCAAAAGAAAGTGAACAGGTATTGATAAGAAGAATGAATTTTTATACTTATCCTGATCTAGAAATCACAAACACAGACTTTGACAATTTTGCCAAAATTTCTGAAGTAAATCCACAACAAAAAGAATATAATTGGGGGACTGTGGAGTTTGTAGAATGGTATGCTTATGATAGTACCAAATTGAGAGGTTTATTATACAAACCAGAGGATTTTGATTCAACTAAATCCTACCCTATGATTACATATTACTACGAAACATACACTGACAACATCAACAATTACTATGCTCCTAAACCAACGGCATCAATTGTATATCCTACTGAATATGTAAGTAATGGTTATATCTTTTTTGTTCCGGATATTAAATACACTCCGGGTTATCCTGCAAAGTCAGCCTATAACTGCATAGTAAGCGGAACAGATTATTTAACTAGAAAATACAATTGGATTGACAGTACTAGAATGGGAATTCAAGGACAAAGCTGGGGAGGATATCAAACAGCACAACTTATTACAATGACCGGAAAATATAAAGCTGCAATGGCAGGAGCACCGGTAAGTAATATGTTCTCAGCCTATGGTGGTGTAAGATGGGGAAGCGGCCTGTCTAGAATGTTCCAATATGAACACTCACAAAGTAGAATTGGTGCAACCATTTGGGAGAAACCAGAGTTATATATAGAGAACTCTCCTATATTTCATTTGCCCAATGTAACCACACCATTGTTGATTATGCATAATGACGGAGATGGCGCAGTTCCATGGTACCAGGGAATTGAGCTTTATATGGGTCTCAGAAGGTTAGATAAAGATGTTTGGTTGTTGAACTACAACAATGATGAACACAACCTGATGAAACAACCAAATAGAAGAGATTTAAGCGTTAGAATGAGGCAGTTTTTTGACTATTATTTACAAGATGCTCCAATGCCAAATTGGATGAAATATGGACTTCCTGCTCTTGATAAAGGAGAAAGAAACGGCTATGAGCTTGAAAAATAA
- a CDS encoding CotH kinase family protein produces MKTLLLCVGLAVGSVSFSQVIINEYSCSNRTGPIDAYGEREDWIELHNIGASAFDLSGFFLSDNPNNLAKWQIPVGASVPAGGYMMVFCSKRDELNGNELHPNFALTQTKNEWIILSSSGGAIQDSLAIVNMTQKDHSYGRTTDGALTWSLFSNPTPNGANTGAINYYTAKPTISLAAGFYTGSQSVTLATTDGSATIYYTLDGSVPTTGSTQYTGAINISSTAVLRARAFSSDPNTPPSFVESNTYIIDDSHTLPVLSVYGDQVKDFLEDNAPGSFSNNFDGGYEFFETDGSMVNEGTGYYNKHGNDSWAYDQRGFDLVVRDEYGSMNAIRHDIFPHKNRDEYQKLIVKAAANDNYPFSNGGAHIRDAAVHTLSQYADLRLDERSSRFGIVYVNGEYWGVYDMREKVDDSDFTDHYYNQDKYDIEFLKTWGGTWAEYGDPAMTEWNDLVNYITTGDMTDPVQYAYVKSKYNTGSLIDYVVLNSYIVTSDWLNWNTAWWHGHIPAPEADKQKWRYTLWDNDASWGHYINYTGIPNTNPDADPCNPESLPDPGGQGHIPILNKLMENPEFEQEYIARYADLMNTYFSCDYMIPFIDSMVAVVEPEMPDQIARWGGSMATWQQNVQDLKDYITQRCTEMAAGMVGCYNLSGPYDITVDVDPVGSGQVKINSIYPPSYPFTGQYYGGMLTIFKANPNAGFAFDYWESYNHTFMAPDSLVDSLNFTMADTIIGHFIDTTTTNPPPPPPGGGGNPLPNPTGFTGVHVPNAFSPNADGNNDVYSIYVGWDVTNFQFQLFDRWGNAVFKSSTYGDVWDGRYKSKLVNNGIYTYVLIYDSSETGHHEETGNITVIR; encoded by the coding sequence ATGAAAACGTTACTACTCTGCGTTGGATTGGCTGTGGGTTCAGTCAGTTTTAGTCAAGTGATTATTAATGAATATTCGTGTTCAAATCGCACAGGTCCTATAGACGCTTACGGAGAAAGAGAAGATTGGATAGAGCTTCACAATATTGGTGCTTCGGCATTTGATTTATCCGGCTTTTTTCTATCTGACAATCCAAACAATCTTGCTAAATGGCAAATCCCTGTCGGAGCATCAGTTCCCGCAGGAGGATACATGATGGTTTTTTGTTCAAAAAGGGATGAACTAAATGGAAATGAGTTACACCCAAATTTTGCTTTGACGCAAACAAAAAACGAATGGATTATTTTGTCTTCAAGTGGTGGTGCTATTCAAGACAGTCTTGCCATTGTGAACATGACACAAAAAGATCATTCTTATGGTAGAACAACAGATGGTGCTTTGACATGGAGTCTGTTTTCAAACCCTACTCCTAATGGTGCTAATACAGGAGCCATTAACTATTACACTGCTAAGCCTACTATATCACTAGCTGCCGGATTTTACACTGGTTCACAAAGTGTTACGCTGGCCACAACTGATGGTTCGGCTACTATTTATTATACACTTGATGGGTCTGTGCCTACTACGGGTTCAACTCAATATACTGGAGCTATTAACATAAGTTCTACAGCTGTTTTGAGAGCTAGAGCATTTTCTTCAGATCCAAATACTCCTCCAAGTTTCGTTGAGTCAAATACTTATATTATAGATGATTCACATACGCTTCCTGTATTATCAGTTTACGGTGATCAGGTAAAAGACTTTTTAGAAGATAATGCACCAGGATCTTTCAGTAATAATTTTGATGGAGGTTATGAGTTTTTTGAAACAGATGGTAGCATGGTGAATGAAGGAACCGGTTATTACAACAAGCATGGTAATGATTCATGGGCTTATGATCAAAGAGGTTTTGACCTTGTTGTAAGAGATGAGTATGGGAGTATGAATGCGATTAGACATGATATATTCCCGCACAAAAACAGAGATGAATATCAAAAATTGATAGTAAAAGCTGCCGCAAATGATAATTATCCATTTTCCAATGGAGGTGCCCATATTAGAGATGCTGCTGTACATACCTTATCACAATATGCAGATCTAAGATTGGATGAAAGATCTAGTAGGTTCGGAATTGTTTACGTTAACGGTGAATATTGGGGAGTTTACGACATGCGTGAAAAAGTTGATGACTCTGATTTTACAGATCATTATTACAATCAAGATAAATATGACATTGAATTTTTAAAAACCTGGGGTGGAACATGGGCAGAATATGGTGATCCTGCTATGACTGAATGGAATGATTTGGTGAACTATATTACAACTGGAGATATGACAGATCCGGTTCAATATGCTTATGTGAAATCTAAATACAATACCGGAAGTTTAATAGACTATGTGGTTTTGAATTCATATATAGTTACTTCAGATTGGTTGAATTGGAACACAGCCTGGTGGCATGGACATATTCCTGCCCCAGAAGCGGATAAACAAAAGTGGAGATATACACTTTGGGACAATGATGCCAGTTGGGGTCATTATATCAATTATACAGGTATACCAAACACAAATCCAGATGCTGATCCATGCAACCCGGAATCATTACCGGACCCAGGTGGTCAAGGGCATATTCCTATTTTGAATAAATTGATGGAAAATCCTGAATTTGAGCAAGAGTATATTGCCAGATATGCAGATTTGATGAACACCTATTTTTCGTGTGATTACATGATTCCTTTTATTGATAGCATGGTTGCTGTTGTTGAGCCAGAAATGCCGGATCAAATTGCGAGATGGGGAGGGTCAATGGCTACCTGGCAGCAAAATGTGCAGGACTTAAAAGATTATATCACGCAAAGATGTACTGAAATGGCTGCCGGAATGGTGGGTTGTTATAATTTATCAGGTCCTTATGATATTACTGTTGATGTTGATCCTGTAGGAAGCGGTCAGGTTAAAATAAATTCTATTTATCCACCTTCTTATCCTTTTACAGGACAATATTACGGTGGAATGCTTACTATTTTCAAAGCCAACCCAAATGCTGGATTTGCTTTTGATTATTGGGAATCATATAACCACACTTTCATGGCTCCTGATAGTTTAGTTGATTCATTGAATTTTACAATGGCTGATACTATAATTGGTCATTTTATTGATACTACAACAACCAACCCACCACCACCGCCTCCGGGTGGAGGAGGAAATCCTTTACCAAATCCAACTGGATTTACAGGTGTCCATGTTCCAAATGCTTTTTCACCTAATGCTGATGGAAACAATGATGTTTATTCAATTTATGTTGGATGGGACGTAACAAATTTCCAATTCCAATTATTTGATAGATGGGGTAATGCGGTATTTAAATCTTCAACATATGGAGATGTTTGGGATGGAAGATATAAGAGTAAGCTGGTCAACAATGGAATCTATACCTATGTGTTGATTTACGATTCCTCTGAAACGGGTCATCATGAAGAAACCGGTAACATAACTGTAATAAGGTAA
- a CDS encoding carboxypeptidase-like regulatory domain-containing protein, with translation MKKLSAFILLFISAQLMWGQDLTQNIRGTVVDSESKFPLVGTKVKVTDVEPVLGGICDENGNFAITNVPIGKHTLEISSIGYMTKSITVIVNSGKESIVNILLEESSIVGEEVVVEGRKKGEVINEMATVSATSFSVEETNRYAGSRGDPARMMSNYAGAQGTDDSRNDLVIRGNSPLGIIYRIEGVSIPNPNHFAIAGSTGGPVSILNNKFLDNSDFFMSAFPAEYGNSTAGIFDLRLRNGNNKLHEFSGQFGFLGTEALFEGPFSKKSNASYLVMGRYSTLGLFDKIGLKYGTDAVPLYGDGAFKLNFPLKKGSNLSVWGVGGTSNISILISDQTEPAQDAFGEQDRDQLFGTAMAIGGVTYKNPINKNTFLKTTISYSWQQQTTRHLYILRTLDSATNQWNYLADPFDMMGYKYVTNTGSAYLSMNHKLGKKHVLKYGFNLDMYLVNNVDSIRYDISDSTSNFYYRWDYQSPNPDFLGQLFVMWKYKINNRLTLNTGLHSQYFTMSNSISPIEPRLGLKIAVNENNTIALGAGMHSQHQPLYIYSFHKNIGGNKVYHNMDLGFTRSIHTVISYSTRIKKSMSFKTEAYYQYLYDVPVTVAPSSFSILNQGSGFARFFPDSLANTGTGYNYGIEFTLQKFFDNDFFFMTTLSLYDSKYVGSDGITRNTDFNGNYIANGLMGKEFKFGENDKHLIALGMKVTYAGGKRYGYVNQVMTDSLKEIVWLDSAYNERRFDPYFRLDLKVNYTLNTKKVTHEFGLDLVNVTFHKNILGLTYTPNDDPAQPPYTERYQLGFLPIFYYKIDFKVAGKPKSLND, from the coding sequence ATGAAAAAACTTTCTGCTTTTATACTCCTTTTTATATCTGCACAATTAATGTGGGGTCAAGACCTGACTCAAAACATAAGAGGAACCGTTGTTGACAGCGAATCAAAATTTCCCTTGGTAGGCACCAAAGTAAAGGTCACAGATGTAGAACCTGTCTTAGGTGGAATTTGTGATGAAAATGGAAATTTTGCTATTACTAATGTACCCATAGGTAAGCATACACTTGAGATTTCTTCTATCGGATATATGACTAAATCTATCACTGTAATAGTTAATTCAGGTAAAGAAAGTATCGTCAATATCTTATTGGAAGAGTCTTCTATTGTTGGTGAAGAAGTGGTTGTAGAAGGTAGAAAAAAAGGAGAGGTAATAAATGAAATGGCCACTGTTAGTGCTACGAGTTTTTCTGTAGAAGAAACTAATAGATATGCAGGAAGTAGAGGTGATCCGGCTAGAATGATGTCCAATTATGCGGGCGCTCAAGGAACAGATGACTCCCGTAATGACCTGGTTATTAGAGGAAATTCTCCTTTAGGGATTATTTATAGAATTGAAGGAGTAAGTATTCCAAATCCCAATCACTTTGCCATTGCTGGATCTACAGGAGGTCCCGTTTCAATATTAAACAATAAATTTTTGGATAATTCTGATTTCTTTATGAGTGCTTTTCCTGCAGAATACGGTAATAGTACTGCGGGTATTTTTGATTTACGATTAAGAAACGGTAACAACAAACTTCATGAGTTTTCTGGTCAATTTGGTTTTCTTGGAACGGAAGCTTTATTTGAAGGACCTTTTTCTAAAAAATCTAACGCAAGTTATCTCGTAATGGGAAGATATTCTACTTTAGGATTATTTGATAAAATTGGTCTTAAGTATGGTACAGATGCCGTTCCACTATATGGAGACGGGGCATTTAAGCTTAATTTCCCTCTCAAAAAAGGCAGTAATTTATCTGTTTGGGGAGTTGGTGGAACTAGTAATATTTCAATTTTAATTTCTGATCAAACAGAACCGGCTCAAGATGCTTTTGGTGAACAAGACAGGGATCAGTTATTTGGAACAGCCATGGCAATAGGCGGAGTAACTTATAAAAACCCAATTAACAAGAACACCTTTTTAAAGACTACTATTTCTTATTCGTGGCAACAACAAACCACAAGACATCTATATATTTTAAGAACACTTGACTCTGCTACCAACCAGTGGAATTATTTAGCCGATCCATTTGACATGATGGGCTACAAATATGTTACCAACACAGGATCTGCTTACTTAAGCATGAACCATAAATTAGGCAAAAAACATGTGCTTAAATACGGTTTTAATTTGGACATGTATCTGGTAAACAATGTAGACTCTATTAGATACGATATCTCGGACTCAACTTCAAACTTTTATTACCGTTGGGATTACCAATCTCCTAATCCAGACTTTTTAGGTCAACTTTTTGTTATGTGGAAATATAAGATCAATAATAGATTGACTTTGAACACTGGATTACACAGCCAATATTTTACAATGAGCAATTCTATATCTCCTATAGAGCCTAGATTAGGTTTGAAAATTGCTGTAAATGAAAACAACACAATTGCATTAGGTGCAGGAATGCATTCACAACATCAACCATTATACATTTATTCTTTTCATAAAAACATAGGAGGCAATAAGGTATATCACAATATGGACCTCGGTTTTACACGAAGTATTCATACGGTAATTAGTTATTCAACACGTATAAAAAAATCAATGTCGTTTAAAACTGAAGCTTATTATCAATATTTATACGACGTGCCTGTTACAGTTGCACCATCATCATTTTCTATCCTCAATCAAGGGAGTGGTTTTGCAAGATTCTTTCCTGACAGTTTGGCGAATACAGGAACTGGATATAACTATGGAATTGAGTTTACATTGCAAAAGTTTTTTGACAACGATTTCTTCTTCATGACCACATTGTCACTTTATGACTCTAAATATGTTGGATCAGACGGCATAACAAGAAATACGGATTTTAATGGTAACTATATTGCAAATGGATTGATGGGAAAAGAGTTTAAGTTTGGTGAAAACGACAAACACTTAATCGCATTAGGAATGAAAGTCACTTATGCCGGAGGAAAAAGGTATGGATATGTTAATCAGGTGATGACAGATTCATTAAAAGAAATCGTCTGGTTAGATTCTGCTTATAATGAAAGAAGATTTGATCCTTACTTTAGACTTGATTTAAAGGTGAACTATACATTGAACACTAAGAAGGTTACACATGAATTTGGGCTTGATTTGGTAAATGTTACTTTTCACAAAAACATTCTTGGATTAACTTATACACCTAATGATGATCCTGCTCAACCTCCTTATACTGAGCGCTACCAACTTGGATTTTTACCAATCTTTTACTACAAAATAGATTTCAAGGTGGCGGGGAAACCCAAATCTTTGAATGATTAG